The Bdellovibrio bacteriovorus W nucleotide sequence TATGATTCTTGCAAGTCTTCCGGCTCTTACGGGTAATGAAAAATTAAAATACTTCAAACCACAGTCTGCTGACAAAGTTTTACTCGATTTAAACCTCGTAGCTCGCGAGCAGGTTTCTAGCCAGGGCATTCCATCGGAAAATATTTGGGATATTCAAAAAGATACAGTTAGCTCAGATGACTTTCACTCCTATCGTCGTGATAAAAATGAATCTGGAAGACAGATTTCTTTTATCGCCAGAGTTCTTTAATCCTCAGTTCCCCCGCCCGAGAAGTCCTGGAATCATACGGAATCCATTATTATATACGGCTTTAAATTTAATGAAACCAAACTTCACCAGTCGTCCATATAACAATTCTGAGACATGTGAATAAGGTTAGGATGGGCTCTACGTTGAATTTTTATTCTCGAGAATATTAATGACATATGTATATAAATTTTTGTATACTTAAGCTAAGCTACTAACTAGGCTACATGTGTAGATATAAACATAATTTGGCTAATGCACACCCATTTCGAATGTACGAAACATTACGGATATTCGGAATTTAATACCCTGAAAAGGTATGCACGTTAAAGTTAAGACTATGAAGAAATCCGAGAAAATATCAAAAAAACAGATCGCTTTCGGGAGAGTTCTTAGTTCCATAATGAAAGAGAAGAAACTGAGCCTTAAGCAAATCGCCAATATGGCGGGCGTAAGTATTTCCGTGGTCTCTGATTGGACTGCGGGCAATGTTCCCAGAGATTTAGAAGCTGTCTTCAAATTATCTTCTGCTCTTGATGTCGAATTTTCAATGTTATTACTCGGTCGCATTGAGGAGAAAAAACAATCTGCTGTCTTAAAGCATCTCCTTACAGAAGAAGACTTATTTGATGGATTCCTCCGCGTTAACATCAAGAAAGTTTCTAT carries:
- a CDS encoding hypothetical protein (COG1396 Predicted transcriptional regulators) codes for the protein MKKSEKISKKQIAFGRVLSSIMKEKKLSLKQIANMAGVSISVVSDWTAGNVPRDLEAVFKLSSALDVEFSMLLLGRIEEKKQSAVLKHLLTEEDLFDGFLRVNIKKVSINVESK